Proteins found in one Miscanthus floridulus cultivar M001 chromosome 4, ASM1932011v1, whole genome shotgun sequence genomic segment:
- the LOC136548908 gene encoding uncharacterized protein, translating into MVLIDIQKLLESMKKDIKMYPLPDIDDTYDPSGDIPREIFEEASIEANVDDMALSKTLNEEQQATYNEIMSAIDSDHGGLFFVDGPSDTRKTYLYRALLATICSQNKIAVATTTSGVAALIMPGGKTAHSRFKIPLTLDDGAFCTFTKQSGIAKLLRTSIPYYLGRGDNDEEARTGEDSDLNALIDCIFPALNANMSNNNYITPRAILSPWNNWVDMINMKMISRFQGDEMVYHSFDRAMDDPRNYYPSEFLNTLTPNGLPPHVLKLKIGCSIILLRNIDPVSVLCNGTRLVVREFQRNTIDVEIMAGDHVGKRIFRPRIPLFPSDDEMFPFQFKWKQFPVRLGFAMMVNKARGQTIPNAGVYLPEPVFSHGN; encoded by the exons ATGGTCCTCATAGATATTCAAAAGTTGTTAGAATCAATGAAGAAGGACATAAAGATGTACCCACTTCCTGATATCGATGACACATATGATCCATCTGGCGATATTCCTAGGGAGATTTTCGAGGAGGCTAGCATTGAGGCTAACGTTGATGACATGGCACTATCAAAGACCCTTAATGAGGAGCAGCAGGCTACCTATAATGAGATTATGTCTGCTATTGATAGCGATCATGGGGGTTTGTTCTTTGTGGATGGACCTAGCGACACCAGAAAGACTTATCTATACAGGGCCCTGCTCGCTACTATATGTAGTCAGAACAAGATTGCCGTGGCAACAACAACATCTGGTGTTGCTGCCTTAATAATGCCTGGTGGCAAAACCGCCCACTCGCGCTTCAAGATTCCCCTCACCCTCGATGATGGGGCCTTTTGCACCTTCACAAAACAGAGTGGTATCGCCAAGCTGCTTCGGACAAGCATCCCTTATTATTTGGGACGAGGTGACAATGATGAAGAGGCAAG GACCGGGGAAGACAGTGATCTTAATGCGTTAATTGATTGTATATTCCCTGCCCTAAATGCCAATATGTCAAACAATAACTACATCACCCCACGAGCAATATTATCTCCGTGGAACAACTGGGTTGATATGATTAACATGAAGATGATAAGCCGTTTCCAAGGGGATGAGATGGTGTACCATAGCTTTGACAGAGCTATGGATGATCCACGCAACTATTACCCATCTGAGTTCCTCAACACCTTGACCCCCAACGGTCTCCCTCCACATGTGTTAAAGCTCAAGATTGGGTGTTCGATCATACTGCTAAGGAACATCGACCCTGTGAGTGTACTTTGCAATGGAACCAGGCTGGTGGTTCGAGAGTTCCAAAGAAATACCATCGATGTAGAAATTATGGCCGGAGACCATGTCGGAAAGCGAATCTTCCGACCACGGATTCCGTTATTCCCCTCAGATGACGAGATGTTCCCGTTCCAGTTCAAGTGGAAGCAGTTTCCTGTTAGACTCGGTTTTGCCATGATGGTTAACAAGGCACGGGGGCAGACTATCCCTAATGCTGGTGTGTATTTGCCAGAACCGGTGTTCTCTCATG GTAACTGA